The following proteins come from a genomic window of Methylorubrum populi:
- a CDS encoding methyl-accepting chemotaxis protein: MPNLQRISTRLPAATIGLALLSATAMGALSWSSAKSGLVEAAGERLQLAAEARRDAIELVADRMQADFLSVAGHPQVASNAPDLIEALDPAKPDHAAVTAALRDLATPEARLAFEAPGTMYGRRHGKVQEVARRLLADPGYGDLIVVDEQGRIAYTTTKGADFARSLDDPALAGSGLARLVARLKAQGSDAPVFEDFAAYPVGDGPSAFIGRAITKRANVAMGTGQAAERVGFIALRVTPDLFDRTLAKRVGLGETGQIVAAGADGRLRSNPPLNRDARAGAPLAAIGIPAEQTRSSGRFAYATPEGSHMAASAPVSVLGAPWAVIAQQSEAEAVSAASALSRTLALIGLCVLAGTGLAGLLLTRSLVVPLGALTRALQALAARQPLAEVPGHRRRDEIGDIARAVVTIRDMSLEEAAQQLKTTEAARMREEQARRALLRDLADRFEQSVGAIVARVSEAVGGLQASSGRMRHSVESTAARSTSVAGAAQQTAGNVNAVAAAAEELGATVEEIGRQVEQAAGMSAQAVEAAGRTEATMADLAAAANRIGDVVGLVSTIAGQTNLLALNATIEAARAGEAGRGFAVVAAEVKELASQTARATEEIGQQVGAIQAAAGGVSQAIQDIAAQIQTMSGVTTGIATAVEEQGATTQEIVRSMAQASAGTGEVTASIAAVAAEADDAGRAAGAVAAAADALAEQSGALRAEMAQFLSNVRAA, from the coding sequence ATGCCGAACTTGCAGCGCATCAGCACCCGTTTGCCCGCGGCGACGATCGGCCTCGCGCTGCTCAGCGCCACGGCGATGGGCGCCTTGAGTTGGTCGTCGGCCAAGTCCGGCCTCGTCGAGGCCGCGGGCGAGCGCCTACAGCTCGCCGCGGAGGCGCGGCGCGACGCGATCGAACTCGTCGCGGACCGGATGCAGGCCGACTTCCTGTCGGTCGCCGGGCATCCGCAGGTTGCCTCGAACGCCCCCGACCTGATCGAGGCGCTCGATCCCGCCAAGCCCGATCACGCCGCCGTTACAGCGGCCCTGCGCGATCTGGCGACGCCCGAGGCGCGCCTCGCATTCGAGGCCCCCGGCACGATGTACGGCCGCCGCCACGGCAAGGTGCAGGAGGTGGCCCGCCGCCTCCTGGCCGACCCGGGCTACGGCGATCTCATCGTCGTCGATGAGCAGGGCCGCATCGCCTACACCACCACCAAGGGCGCGGATTTCGCCCGCTCCCTCGACGATCCGGCGCTCGCCGGCAGCGGCCTCGCCCGCCTCGTCGCGCGGCTGAAGGCGCAAGGTTCGGACGCGCCCGTGTTCGAGGATTTCGCCGCCTATCCCGTGGGTGACGGCCCCTCCGCCTTCATCGGCCGGGCGATCACCAAGCGGGCGAACGTCGCCATGGGCACCGGGCAGGCGGCGGAGCGGGTCGGCTTCATCGCGCTGCGCGTCACGCCGGACCTGTTCGACCGGACTTTGGCCAAGCGCGTGGGCCTCGGCGAGACCGGGCAGATCGTGGCGGCGGGCGCCGACGGGCGCCTGCGCTCCAATCCGCCCCTGAACCGGGACGCGCGGGCCGGCGCCCCGCTCGCCGCGATCGGCATCCCCGCCGAGCAGACCCGGTCGAGTGGGCGTTTCGCCTACGCGACGCCCGAGGGCAGCCACATGGCGGCGAGCGCCCCCGTCTCGGTGCTCGGCGCCCCCTGGGCCGTGATCGCGCAGCAGAGCGAGGCGGAGGCCGTGAGCGCGGCGAGCGCCCTGTCGCGCACGCTCGCCCTGATCGGCCTGTGCGTGCTTGCCGGCACCGGGCTCGCCGGCCTGCTGCTGACCCGCTCCCTCGTCGTTCCGCTCGGTGCGCTCACCCGCGCGCTCCAGGCGCTCGCCGCCCGCCAGCCCCTGGCCGAGGTGCCGGGCCACCGCCGCCGCGACGAGATCGGCGACATCGCCCGCGCCGTGGTGACGATCCGCGACATGTCGCTGGAGGAGGCCGCCCAGCAGCTCAAGACCACCGAGGCGGCCCGGATGCGCGAGGAGCAGGCCCGCCGCGCCCTCCTGCGCGACCTCGCCGACCGCTTCGAGCAATCCGTCGGCGCCATCGTCGCGCGGGTCTCGGAGGCGGTCGGCGGGCTCCAGGCCTCGTCGGGCCGGATGCGCCACTCGGTCGAGAGCACGGCCGCCCGGTCCACCAGCGTCGCGGGCGCCGCCCAGCAGACCGCCGGCAACGTCAACGCCGTGGCGGCGGCGGCCGAGGAACTCGGCGCCACCGTCGAGGAGATCGGCCGTCAGGTCGAGCAGGCGGCCGGCATGTCGGCGCAGGCGGTGGAGGCGGCCGGCCGCACGGAGGCGACGATGGCCGACCTCGCGGCGGCGGCCAACCGCATCGGCGACGTGGTCGGCCTCGTCTCGACCATCGCCGGCCAGACCAATCTGCTGGCGCTCAACGCGACCATCGAGGCGGCCCGCGCCGGCGAGGCGGGCCGCGGCTTCGCCGTGGTTGCGGCCGAGGTGAAGGAACTGGCCTCCCAGACCGCCCGGGCGACCGAGGAGATCGGCCAGCAGGTCGGCGCGATCCAGGCTGCGGCCGGCGGCGTCTCCCAGGCGATCCAGGACATCGCCGCGCAGATCCAGACCATGAGCGGGGTGACCACCGGCATCGCCACGGCGGTGGAGGAGCAGGGCGCCACGACCCAGGAGATCGTGCGCAGCATGGCCCAGGCTTCGGCCGGCACCGGCGAGGTGACGGCGAGCATCGCCGCGGTCGCCGCGGAGGCGGACGATGCCGGCCGCGCGGCCGGAGCTGTCGCCGCGGCGGCGGACGCGCTCGCCGAGCAGTCGGGCGCGCTGCGGGCGGAGATGGCGCAGTTCCTCTCCAACGTCCGCGCGGCCTGA
- a CDS encoding S1C family serine protease — protein MSAHGEFRIPAALQPKAGDYAYDLERALTSVVSLSTRVPADAFTAETLGTERAGNGVVIREDGLVLTIGYLVLEAESVWLTTQDGRSVPAYVVGYDGETGFGLVQALGRLDLPALRIGRSEALQVGERAVVAGAGGRSHSLAVELVARQEFAGYWEYVLDEALFTAPSHPHWGGTALIGPDGALIGIGSLQLQQGGSGTGRAINMVVPIDLLPPILTDLETRGRADRPPRPWLGLYATETEDGVVVMGSADKGPAEAADLRAGDVLTEVAGEPVADLAGFFRQVWALGEAGVRVPLTISRDGRLTRLSLTSVDRNRFLIRPKLH, from the coding sequence ATGTCCGCGCACGGCGAATTCAGGATCCCGGCCGCCCTGCAGCCGAAGGCCGGCGATTACGCCTACGATCTGGAGCGGGCACTGACCTCGGTCGTCTCTCTCTCGACCCGCGTGCCGGCGGACGCCTTCACGGCGGAGACCCTCGGCACCGAGCGGGCCGGCAACGGCGTGGTGATCCGCGAGGACGGGCTGGTGCTCACCATCGGCTACCTCGTGCTGGAGGCCGAGAGCGTCTGGCTCACCACCCAGGACGGGCGCTCCGTGCCGGCCTACGTGGTCGGCTACGACGGCGAGACCGGCTTCGGACTCGTCCAGGCGCTGGGCCGCCTCGATCTGCCCGCGCTGAGGATCGGGCGCTCGGAGGCGCTCCAGGTCGGCGAGCGGGCGGTGGTTGCCGGCGCGGGCGGCCGCTCGCACAGCCTCGCGGTCGAACTCGTCGCCCGGCAGGAATTCGCCGGATACTGGGAATACGTCCTCGACGAAGCCCTGTTCACCGCCCCCTCCCACCCGCATTGGGGCGGCACAGCCCTGATCGGGCCCGACGGGGCCCTGATCGGCATCGGCTCGCTGCAGCTGCAGCAGGGCGGCTCGGGGACGGGCCGTGCGATCAACATGGTCGTGCCGATCGACCTCCTGCCGCCGATCCTCACCGATCTCGAGACCCGCGGGCGGGCCGACCGCCCGCCCCGCCCCTGGCTCGGCCTCTACGCCACGGAGACCGAGGACGGCGTCGTGGTGATGGGCTCCGCCGACAAGGGCCCGGCGGAGGCCGCCGACCTGCGCGCGGGCGACGTGCTGACCGAGGTGGCGGGCGAGCCGGTGGCCGACCTCGCCGGCTTCTTCCGGCAGGTCTGGGCGCTCGGCGAGGCGGGGGTGCGGGTGCCGCTCACGATCAGCCGGGACGGGCGCCTGACGCGGCTCTCGCTGACCTCGGTCGACCGCAACCGGTTCCTGATCAGGCCGAAGCTGCACTGA
- a CDS encoding transporter, with translation MMKNWLAAGAIALTAGMTATVAQAQTTTVPGEQVGLAVGAPLPEGIYAINTFTYRSPDGPNATAVDTAVNIPILVWSTPYVPFGGRLEFVVAPPTVFTFSRAAGGRDTSINVGTFVGAIWAFDLGGNIGVSLLGGSYLNELNAGRGGGLNILASNTYRVGGAISYTGDGWNLTANLTYNFYDSPSRFNGPNGIPAFFGPVQISDAFNLDLTATKKFGKFEIGAIGYGTVNLDPNLLAFVNDPTSRIGRGGRFALGGLIGYDFGPFSVQAYVARDVVTSAGVRESTDGWFRIIAPLYTPVAAAAPAPAPLVRKY, from the coding sequence ATGATGAAGAACTGGCTCGCCGCGGGCGCGATCGCGCTCACGGCCGGAATGACGGCGACCGTCGCCCAGGCGCAGACGACCACGGTTCCCGGTGAGCAGGTCGGTCTGGCCGTCGGCGCGCCGCTCCCCGAGGGCATCTACGCGATCAACACCTTCACCTATCGCAGCCCGGATGGCCCGAACGCGACCGCGGTCGACACCGCCGTCAACATTCCGATCCTGGTGTGGTCGACCCCCTACGTGCCGTTCGGCGGCCGGCTCGAGTTCGTCGTGGCCCCCCCGACCGTGTTCACCTTCAGCCGCGCCGCGGGCGGCCGTGACACCTCGATCAACGTCGGCACCTTCGTCGGCGCGATCTGGGCGTTCGACCTCGGCGGCAACATCGGCGTCAGCCTGCTCGGCGGTTCGTACCTCAACGAGCTCAACGCCGGTCGCGGCGGCGGCCTGAACATCCTGGCCTCCAACACCTACCGCGTCGGCGGCGCCATCAGCTACACCGGCGACGGCTGGAACCTGACCGCCAACCTGACCTACAACTTCTACGACTCCCCGAGCCGCTTCAACGGCCCGAACGGCATCCCGGCCTTCTTCGGCCCGGTGCAGATCTCGGACGCGTTCAACCTCGACCTGACCGCGACCAAGAAGTTCGGCAAGTTCGAGATCGGCGCGATCGGCTACGGCACGGTCAACCTCGACCCGAACCTGCTCGCCTTTGTGAACGACCCGACCAGCCGCATCGGTCGCGGTGGCCGGTTCGCCCTCGGCGGCCTCATCGGCTACGACTTCGGACCCTTCTCGGTTCAGGCCTACGTCGCCCGCGACGTCGTGACCTCGGCCGGTGTCCGCGAGAGCACCGACGGCTGGTTCCGCATCATCGCCCCGCTCTACACCCCGGTGGCGGCTGCGGCCCCGGCTCCGGCCCCGCTGGTTCGCAAGTACTGA
- the uvrA gene encoding excinuclease ABC subunit UvrA: MATAKARKAETTAKDAKIKDAKIKDAKNKASTNKVGSQDTAEARTDARLAALFDAAAPAARDTRVISVRGAREHNLKNVDLTIPRDKFVVFTGLSGSGKSSLAFDTIYAEGQRRYVESLSAYARQFLEMMSKPDVDQIDGLSPAISIEQKTTSKNPRSTVGTVTEIYDYMRLLWARVGIPYSPATGEPIESQTVSQMVDRVLELPEKTRLYLLAPVVRGRKGEYRKEIAEFQKKGFQRLRIDGEYYPIDDVPKLDKKLKHDIDVVVDRIVVRDDIASRLADSFETALDLADGIADIEFADAPEGETPRKITFSSRFACPVSGFTIPEIEPRLFSFNNPFGACPTCGGIGHEMRIDPELVISDPALTLKRGAVAPWAKSTSPYYDQTLDALAKHFGFKTSVAWSALPAQARDVILFGTAKESVRFDYNDGLRSYSVNKPFEGVIPNLERRYKETESDASREEIGRFMSATPCAACGGKRLKPEALAVKIDRQDIGDVTALSVREAHRWFSEISEKLTDKQNEIAVRILKEIRDRLTFLVDVGLEYLTLARGSGSLSGGESQRIRLASQIGSGLTGVLYVLDEPSIGLHQRDNERLLGTLKRLRDLGNSVIVVEHDEDAILQADYVVDVGPGAGIHGGEIVAQGTPEELLKDPASLTAKYLTGELSVHTPKARRKPGRGMLRLVGARGNNLKNVTAEIPLGTFTCITGVSGGGKSTLIIDTLYKAAAKRLNGALEHPAPFERIDGLEHLDKVIDIDQSPIGRTPRSNPATYTGAFTPIRDWFAGLPEAKARGYQAGRFSFNVKGGRCEACSGDGVIKIEMHFLPDVYVTCDVCKGKRYDRETLEVRYRNKSIADVLDMTVEEAADLFKAVPSIREKMETLARVGLHYVRVGQQATTLSGGEAQRVKLSKELSKRATGRTLYILDEPTTGLHFHDVAKLMEVLHELVEQGNTVVVIEHNLEVIKTADWVIDMGPEGGDGGGRVVAQGTPEEIAASTASHTGRFLREVLARRPAGKPKEAAKAVDGKPKAVGAARRRGAAAGRQAAE; the protein is encoded by the coding sequence ATGGCCACAGCCAAAGCCCGCAAAGCCGAGACCACGGCCAAGGATGCCAAGATCAAGGACGCCAAGATCAAGGACGCCAAGAACAAGGCCTCCACGAATAAGGTGGGAAGCCAGGACACGGCCGAGGCGAGGACCGACGCACGGCTGGCCGCCCTGTTCGACGCGGCCGCCCCGGCCGCGCGCGACACCCGCGTCATCTCGGTGCGTGGCGCCCGCGAGCACAATCTCAAGAACGTCGACCTGACGATCCCCCGCGATAAATTCGTGGTGTTCACCGGCCTGTCGGGCTCGGGCAAGTCGTCGCTGGCCTTCGACACGATCTACGCGGAAGGGCAGCGCCGCTACGTCGAATCGCTCTCGGCCTATGCCCGCCAGTTCCTGGAGATGATGTCGAAGCCCGACGTCGATCAGATCGATGGGCTCTCGCCGGCCATCTCCATCGAGCAGAAGACGACCTCGAAGAACCCGCGCTCCACCGTCGGCACGGTGACCGAGATCTACGACTACATGCGCCTGCTCTGGGCGCGCGTCGGCATCCCCTACTCGCCGGCCACCGGCGAGCCGATCGAGAGCCAGACCGTCTCTCAGATGGTCGACCGGGTGCTGGAATTGCCGGAGAAGACCCGGCTCTACCTGCTCGCGCCCGTGGTGCGCGGCCGCAAGGGCGAGTACCGCAAGGAGATCGCCGAGTTCCAGAAGAAGGGCTTTCAGCGCCTGCGCATCGACGGCGAGTACTACCCGATCGACGACGTGCCGAAGCTCGACAAGAAGCTCAAGCACGACATCGACGTGGTGGTGGACCGCATCGTCGTGCGCGACGACATCGCCAGCCGCCTCGCCGATTCCTTCGAGACCGCGCTGGATCTCGCCGACGGCATCGCCGACATCGAATTCGCCGACGCGCCCGAGGGTGAGACCCCGAGAAAGATCACGTTCTCGTCGCGCTTCGCCTGTCCGGTTTCCGGCTTCACTATCCCCGAGATCGAGCCGCGGCTGTTCTCGTTCAACAATCCGTTCGGCGCCTGCCCGACCTGCGGCGGCATCGGCCACGAGATGCGGATCGATCCCGAACTGGTGATCTCCGATCCCGCGCTCACCCTGAAGCGCGGCGCGGTGGCGCCCTGGGCGAAATCGACCTCGCCCTATTACGACCAGACCCTCGACGCCCTGGCCAAGCATTTCGGCTTCAAGACCAGCGTCGCGTGGTCGGCGCTGCCGGCGCAGGCCCGCGACGTGATCCTGTTCGGTACGGCCAAGGAATCGGTGCGCTTCGACTACAATGACGGGCTTCGCTCCTACTCGGTCAACAAGCCGTTCGAGGGCGTGATCCCGAACCTGGAGCGGCGCTACAAGGAGACCGAGAGCGACGCCTCCCGCGAGGAGATCGGCCGCTTCATGAGCGCCACGCCCTGCGCCGCCTGCGGCGGCAAGCGGCTCAAGCCCGAGGCGCTCGCGGTCAAGATCGACCGGCAGGATATCGGCGACGTCACCGCGCTCTCCGTGCGCGAGGCGCATCGCTGGTTCTCGGAGATTTCTGAAAAGCTCACCGACAAGCAGAACGAGATCGCGGTGCGGATCCTCAAGGAGATCCGCGACCGGCTGACCTTCCTCGTCGATGTCGGCCTCGAATACCTGACGCTGGCGCGCGGCTCGGGCTCGCTCTCGGGCGGCGAGAGCCAGCGCATCCGCCTCGCCTCGCAGATCGGCTCGGGGCTCACCGGCGTGCTCTACGTCCTCGACGAGCCCTCGATCGGCCTGCACCAGCGCGACAACGAGCGCCTGCTCGGCACCCTCAAGCGCCTGCGCGATCTCGGCAACTCGGTGATCGTGGTCGAGCACGACGAGGACGCGATCCTCCAGGCCGACTACGTGGTCGATGTCGGGCCGGGCGCGGGCATCCATGGCGGCGAGATCGTCGCGCAGGGCACGCCGGAAGAGCTTCTGAAGGACCCGGCTTCGCTCACCGCGAAGTATCTCACCGGCGAACTCTCGGTGCACACGCCCAAAGCCCGGCGCAAGCCCGGCCGCGGGATGCTGCGGCTGGTCGGCGCGCGGGGCAACAACCTGAAGAACGTGACCGCCGAGATCCCGCTCGGCACCTTCACCTGCATCACCGGCGTCTCCGGCGGCGGCAAGTCGACCCTCATCATCGACACGCTCTACAAGGCGGCGGCCAAGCGCCTCAACGGCGCCCTGGAGCACCCCGCCCCGTTCGAGCGGATCGACGGGCTGGAGCATCTCGACAAGGTCATCGACATCGACCAGTCGCCGATCGGCCGCACCCCGCGCTCGAACCCGGCGACCTATACCGGCGCCTTCACCCCGATCCGCGACTGGTTCGCCGGCCTGCCCGAGGCCAAGGCCCGCGGCTACCAGGCCGGGCGCTTCTCCTTCAACGTCAAGGGCGGGCGCTGCGAGGCCTGCTCGGGCGACGGCGTCATCAAGATCGAGATGCACTTCCTGCCCGACGTCTACGTTACCTGCGACGTGTGCAAGGGCAAGCGCTACGACCGCGAGACGCTGGAGGTGCGCTACCGCAACAAGTCCATCGCCGACGTGCTCGACATGACGGTGGAGGAGGCGGCGGACCTGTTCAAGGCGGTGCCGTCCATCCGCGAAAAGATGGAGACGCTGGCCCGCGTCGGCCTGCACTACGTCCGCGTCGGCCAGCAGGCGACCACGCTCTCGGGCGGCGAGGCGCAACGGGTGAAGCTCTCGAAGGAGCTGTCGAAGCGGGCCACGGGGCGCACCCTCTACATCCTCGACGAGCCCACCACCGGCCTGCACTTCCACGACGTCGCCAAGCTGATGGAGGTGCTCCACGAGCTGGTCGAGCAGGGCAACACGGTCGTGGTGATCGAGCACAACCTGGAGGTGATCAAGACCGCCGACTGGGTGATCGACATGGGCCCCGAGGGCGGCGACGGCGGCGGGCGCGTCGTGGCGCAGGGCACGCCCGAAGAGATCGCCGCGAGCACGGCGAGCCATACCGGCCGCTTCCTGCGCGAGGTGCTGGCCCGGCGCCCCGCCGGAAAGCCGAAGGAGGCGGCCAAGGCGGTTGACGGCAAACCGAAAGCCGTGGGGGCCGCGCGCCGCCGCGGCGCGGCCGCGGGCCGGCAGGCGGCGGAGTAG
- a CDS encoding methyl-accepting chemotaxis protein: protein MNDLSLAEVVGASARALKNEASSNLGAIQSIASRMKLLALNALIEAAHAGEKGAGFSVVAQEVRTVSGEVETLATALGLGLRTGVDDLTGAVARLAGEARATRCVDLALNAVELIDRNLYERTCDVRWWATDAALVACAQHPAPEAAAYAAERLGVILSAYTVYLDLWLCDLQGRVIASGRPDTYPGIVGAQVEAEAWFRDACALHSGDAFTAVDVRTEPRLRGAQVATYCASVRDSGRPEGAPLGILAIHFDWQPQARAIVQGVRLGAGERERTRVMLLDARNRVIACSRGEGVLSETYRLRTDGRSQGHYRDERDRLVAFHETPGYETYRGLGWRGVIEQQVE from the coding sequence ATGAACGACTTATCCCTTGCCGAGGTGGTTGGTGCGTCTGCGCGCGCCCTGAAGAACGAGGCCTCATCGAATCTCGGTGCCATTCAGTCGATTGCGAGCCGCATGAAGCTGCTGGCCCTGAACGCGCTCATCGAGGCGGCCCATGCGGGCGAGAAGGGCGCGGGCTTCTCGGTCGTCGCGCAGGAAGTCCGAACCGTCTCGGGCGAGGTCGAGACCCTGGCCACCGCGCTCGGGCTCGGCCTCAGAACCGGCGTGGACGACCTCACCGGGGCCGTCGCGCGGCTGGCAGGCGAGGCCCGCGCCACCCGCTGCGTGGACCTCGCGCTGAACGCCGTCGAGTTGATTGACCGCAATCTCTACGAGCGCACCTGCGACGTGCGCTGGTGGGCGACCGACGCCGCCCTGGTCGCTTGCGCACAGCATCCCGCACCGGAGGCCGCGGCCTACGCGGCCGAGCGGCTCGGCGTGATTCTCTCGGCCTACACGGTCTATCTCGATCTCTGGCTGTGCGATCTTCAGGGCCGGGTGATCGCCAGCGGCCGGCCCGACACCTATCCCGGCATCGTCGGGGCGCAGGTCGAGGCCGAGGCGTGGTTCCGGGATGCCTGCGCCCTGCACAGCGGCGACGCCTTCACGGCGGTCGACGTGCGGACCGAGCCGCGCCTGCGCGGGGCGCAGGTCGCCACCTACTGCGCCAGCGTGCGGGACAGCGGTCGCCCGGAGGGGGCGCCACTCGGCATTCTCGCCATCCATTTCGACTGGCAGCCGCAGGCCCGCGCCATCGTCCAGGGCGTCCGGTTGGGCGCGGGCGAGCGGGAGCGGACCCGCGTGATGCTGCTCGACGCCCGCAACCGCGTGATCGCCTGCTCCCGGGGCGAGGGGGTGCTGAGCGAGACCTACCGCCTGCGCACGGACGGACGGTCCCAGGGCCATTACCGCGACGAGCGGGACCGCCTCGTCGCCTTCCACGAAACGCCCGGCTACGAGACCTATCGCGGGCTCGGCTGGCGCGGCGTGATCGAACAACAGGTCGAATGA